The genomic window GGCGATCACGAAGCGGAAGGGCCTGTCGAACTGCTCGACACCCTGGTCGAACGGGCCCGGACGTACGCGGCCACGACCAAGAACGAGCTGCGTCGGCGGGTTGTCCAGCAGCTGAGTGAGCAGGCCGCAGCCATGGCCGCGACGTACCGGAGCCGGGCCTCGACGCCGAGGGCGGCCGTCGCGGGCGAGGAGGGCGCCGGGACGCGTGGCGGAGTGTCCGACGCCTCGCTCGCCGAGAGCGAGAAGGAACTCGTCGCGCGGGCCAAGCGCCTGTGGGACGGCCCGGTGGCGGAGCAGGCTCAACAGCTGGAGCAGCGACGGCTGGAAGCGGGCAGATCCGCCTTCGGGACTCGGCGGCGGGGACCGCTTCTGTGGACTCGATCTCGACAGTGACCTGACGCACGTCATCTGTCGGTACCCCAGGAAGACGCGGGGGCCCGGCCGGAACGGTTGTTCAACCGTTCCGCCGGGCCCCGGTGCTGCGGGAAGCGTGTCAGCCGGAGATGTCCCGCAGCTCCGTCCGGAGGGAGTCGAGAGCCGGAAGGAGCCGCTCCTCATGACGGTCGGCCAGCGCCTGCTGGGCGTCCCGGACGGCGGAGACGACGAGGTCGGCAAGACCCCGGGCATTGCCCGGGTCGGCCACGGCCGGTGAGATCACCAGACCCGCCAGCGCACCCTTGCCGTCGAGCGTCGCCTTGACCGCACCGCCGCCCGCGGTCCCCTCCGCCCTCAGCGAGCGCAGCTCCTCCTGGGCGCGGGCCAGGTCCTCCTGGAGCTGCAGGGTGCTGTCGAGCAGTTTCCGGAGGCCGAGGCCGTCGTCGTCAAGATCCATGTCCGTGTTCCGATCAGGTGGGGGGTATACCCGGTGCGGGAGACCGAGGTTCGTCGAACGGCTGAGGCGGAGTCACCGGGGAGACGGTACGGGCGCGCCTGCGCCCCTGTACCCGGTCTCGCTCAGCGCTTGGTCCACTTCTGGTTGTCGGTGCCGGAACAGTCCCACAGCTGGAGCTTGGTTCCGTTGGAGGTGTTCTCGTCGGTGACGTCGACGCACTTGCCGATCGCTGTGTTCACCAGGTCGTGCGAGCCGTTGAGCTTGAACTTCTGGGCCCAGCCGCCATTGCACGTGGCGAGCTGAATGGGAGTCCCGTTGCCCTGGTTCGCGCCGGCCAGGTCCATGCACAGCCCGAACATCCTGGCGGTGCCGTCGGAACGGAAGTCGATCTTCTGCCATGACCCGCCACCGCAGTCCCAGATCTCCAGCCGGGTACCGTCGCGGGCCGTACCACTGGCAGCCCCGGTGGCAGCGATGCAGCGACCGCTGTCGTGGCTGGAGACGGAAACACCGGAGTAGGTGACGGTCTTCGCCTTCGGAGAGCTGCCCGTCGACTGCCCGGATCCGCCGGTCGTACCGCCGGACTGGGAGCCGGACCCCGTGCCGGCGGCAGGAGCAGCCGGAGCCTGGCCGCCCGATCCGCCTGACGCGCCGGAACCGCCGGGAGTGCTGAGTGCGGCGGAGCCGGCAGACGTGCGGGACTTGCCTGCCGCACCCGCACCACCCGCCGTTCCCGCGATCAGCTTCGCACTTCCCGGAGGTACGGCACCGGGCCCGGTGGCCTGGACACCGCCGAACTGGCCCGCTGTGGGTGTGGAGCCGCGCGGGGCGACGGACGGGGAGGAACCGGCAGCAGTCGGCGAGACGGAGGCCGAGGCCTCGTCCTTCTTGCTGTCACCGGAGGGGAGCTTGGCAACCGCGAATACGATCAGGATCACGCAGGCCGTCAGCGCGGCCGCACCGGCAGCCCACGTCCACGGTTTCGGGCCAGGATTACCACCTCCGCGCAGCTGCGTGGTGCGCCGAGTGAACGCGTCCGCGAACCGTGACGATGCTCCGTCCAGCAGCGCCGGATCCTTCGGCTTTGGTTGGGGCGGCACTTCGACTCCTGTGAGTTCGTAAACCATGGGCAGACAGGGAAGCGCGTCGTGTGCTTCCCCTACCGAAGAAACTATGCCAATCAAGCACTTTCTTGGAAATCGCCGAACGCGCTGTCCGACAGGTCCGCTCTCGGCTCTCTTCTGAATCCTGAGGAGGCACTCCCCGGTGGGGCAACACACGTGCCTCCTCCGCTCCGGGTGTCTCACAGGTGTCTCCTGAGTCGCCGACTGGGACTCCGATGCCTCACGCCCACCCCTGGCGCACTCGGACCCGCACCGCACAGGCAGCCCCCCCGGGGCCCCGTCCGGACCGCCGCGCGCCTGCCGCCGCCGCTCAGGTCGCCTGCCACGCGATTCGCTCACCGGCGCCGCGCGGGATGCCGCTCCCGGGTCATGGCGCCCGGTGCCGCCCGAGCCGGCCTCGCGGGGCACGGCCACAGGGCTGATCTTGGCGGCAGCGGGGCATGCACATGGTGGACGAAGGGCGGGCAGTCCATGGCTGTGATCTGGTGGGCCGTCGTGGTGACGGCCTCCTGCGCGGGGTGGGGGATCTGGCGCGCGCTCCGGTACCCGGGCGCTCCCGCGTACGCGTTTCAGCGGAAGTACCGCAGCGACCGCAAGAACCTGGCCGGAGCACGCGAACTCGTACGGGGGCTGAGAAGTGCGGCCTTGCGCGAGAGGGGGCGGGCGTGGCTCAGGGCGGAGCGGGCCGAGCGGGCGTACCGGCGACGCATAGTCAGGACCGAGGCCGCGCTGCGGCAGCTGCGCACCCCGAAGCGCGGGCGCCGCCTGGAGCAGTTGGGCCGGATCGTCCTCCATGAGCACGCGGTGCTCGTCGGCCATGCCGAGATACCGCTGGCCGGACTGCGGGTCCGGCTCGAGCGCGCACGGTCGGGCAAGACGTGGTACGTGTACCTGACGGAGCCGGACGGGCACGAACTCGTGGAGCGCTACGGCGCAAAGGAGTACCCCGAGGACACGGTCCGCCGATTCGGAACCCGGCTGCAGAACGCCTCCGTGAAGGCCGCCCGCCGTCTGGACGGGCGCGGTGGCGCCATCCGCAAGCTCGAGGCCGAGCTGGTGCGGGCCAGGACCGATACCGGACCTGTGAGGGCGGCACAGGCAGCACGTCAGGAGATCCGCTTGCGCCACGAGAACCGCCCCGAACTCCCCAAGGCGAGAGCGGCTCTCGAAGACGCCAAGGACGCCTGGCAGGCCCTGACCGGACGCCGCCCTCGCTGACGGTCAGGACCCCGGCCGGTCGGGGCAGAGTCTGCCCGCGCTCAGTGAAGTCCGGCCATCAGTTCGGCAAGGTCCTCGGGCTCGATCATCGACGGCGGGAGCGGCGGACCCCAGAAGTTGCCCGCCTGAAGGTCGAAGACGCCGGGATTCCAGAGTTCGTCGTCGGTGATCTGGTCCATGTCGGAGTAGTACTCGCTGAGGTTTCCGGCCGGATCACGGAAGTAGTAGAAGTAGTTCGCCCCCACCCAGTGGCGGCCGAGGCCCCAGGTGTGCCGCTCCGGGTGGTCCGCAAGCAGGGACTCGGCTCCGCGACCGATCTCGTCGACGTCGTCGACCTCCCACGAACTGTGGTGCATGAAGGGCACAGGAGCCGCCTGGACGGCCAGGTTGTGGTGATCGGAGGAGCAACGCATGAAGGCTCCGAAGTCCTTGACCTCGTCGCTCACCTTGAAGCCGATGTCCTCCGTGAAGAACCGCTGCGTGGTCGCGACGTCCGTCGACCCCAGGGAGATGTGCCCGAGCTTCCTCGGTCGCACCGGGCCCGACCTCAGGAGGGAAGCCGCACGGGCGTTGGGCCGCCCGATGGTGCCCGGCGTGTTGAACGGTCCCGCAGGCGTGGACTGCTGCTCGATGTGCGGTGCGACGGTCACGTTGACGGTGAGCCCCGTGACCGGCTCCCTGGTTCGCAGCTGATCGCCCTCGACGGTGACGGCGGTGTCGCTCCGCCGGAGCGAGCTCTCTATGCGGCCGAGGTCGTCACGGTCATCGGCGCCGACTCCGAGCGCCAGCAGTCGCCGGATCGGCGCATGGACGATTCGCAGCTGACGCCGGCCACCGTCAACGGTGCCGAACCAGTGCTCGTTCTCGTTGTCCGACGGCTCGGGGATGAGCCCGAACGCCGTGTAGTACTCGACGGTTTCTTCGACGTTCGGCACCCCGAGGGTGATGTCGGTGAGGCGGTGCAAAGCCATGGGTCATCTCCGGATCTGGACGAATCGAACCGACAGGCATCAGTCGCCGTATGCGTCTGCCGGTCGCTGCTCGGCAGCACGGGCTGCCGCGCGCACGCACGACGCAGGAGCGCGAGGGGCGACGGAGCGCCACGACCGACGAGGGCCACCGCCTCACCCCGCCGACCGTGCGGCGTGAGGGAGATGCGGCAGCAGGGAAGGACGCTCCGCTCGGCGCACCCACGTGCGAATTCTCCACATACCGGCGCCGCCCCGTGCGGACTGGTCGGCAGAGGCAGTTCCGCTCACCACAAGCAGCGGACTTGCCGAGCAAATTACAGTAGGATGCTTGTTGCGTCAATTATCACTCCACGGACAACGGCCGCCCCGAAGGCCCCGCCCCCGAAAGGGACATGGACGGCTTCACTCACGCCCTTGGGCACCGGACCGCGCTCCGGCGGCTGCGAAACCGACACCGGCCCTTACCGACACCGGCGGGCCCGCACGCCTCGGCCCCAGACCGGTCTGCCACCTGACACACCCCGCACCCCGCACCCCGCACCCCGCACCCCGCAAGGAGAACAAAGCGTGACCGATTCACGGATCGACGACCGGCCCGGGCCGGACAAGGCCGACGCCGGCTCCGCGAGCGAACTGCACATCGACCAGGACCGCGTCGCCGCCTACCTCGAACGCATCGGCGCCGCTCGCCCGGCACAGCCGGACGCCGAGCATCTGCGCGAGTTGCAGTACCGCCACGTGCACACGGTGCCGTTCGAGAACCTGAGCGTGCACCTCGGCGAGCAGATCACTCTCGACCCGCGATCCCTGGTGGACAAGATCACCGTGGGGCGGCGCGGCGGAATCTGCTACGAGTCGAACGGCGCCTTCGCGGCGCTGCTGACCAGCCTGGGCTACCGCGTCAGCCTGCTCTCCGCACGTGTCTTCATAGGCGATGGCTTCGGACCGCCTTTCGACCACCTCGCCCTGCGTGTGGACGCCCCCCAGCCCTGGCTCGTGGACGTGGGCTTCGGGCGCCAGATCGAGTTCCCGCTGCGCCTGGACGACCGGGGAGAGCAGCACGGACCCGGCGGCGTCTTCCGTATCGAGGACACGCCCGACGGCGATCTGGATGTGTTCCGGGACGGCGCACTGCAATACCGCGTCGAAACCCGCCCCCGCGCACTCCCGGAGTTCGCGACGGCCTGCTTGTGGCACTCGACCTCGCCCCAAGCGCACTTCACCCAGTCGCTGATCTGCTCCCTGCCCACCGAGTCCGGCCGCATCACCCTGAGCGGACGGACACTGCTGATCACGGACGCCGAGGGACAGAAGCAGGTGGACCTGTCGGACGAGTCCGCCGTAGCGGCGTACCACGAGCACTTCGGCATCACTCTTGACCGCGTCCCGGAGCTGATCTCGTTGCGACAGAACCATCAGGAATAGAGCCATCGACGGCGCGGAAAGTCCGCGTCGGCAGCGCGCCCACGCGCCGCACCGTTCGCGGGGTGGGACGGAGCGGCAACGGGCTGGGCACGACCACGAGGGCTTTACTTGCACGGTAAAGCATTGATGGATATCATTGCTACGCACAGCAATGAATTTGTTCGAGCTTGATCCGTCGGACGGAAGATCGGCGCCCTCTCGAAGTTGCTCCCAGGCGGGTGAGCCGGACGCGACCGACGTGTCCGGCCCCCGTGTCGCGTGGACGTCCGGCACGCCCGGCAGGCCACGAACGGCCCGGCTTCACCCGCACGCCCGTGCGGCACGACACAGCGCCGGTACCGGGCTTCCCGCCCCGCCTGGCGTGACCGAGGACGGCGGCCCACCGCCGTCCTTCGACCGCAAGAATCTCAATTCGGATTGATAGGCAGGTTGATCACCATGCACTTCGGAATATTCGGCGTCGGGGACATCGCTCGTGACCCGCTGTCCGGGCAGACTCCCTCGGAGCACGAACGGATCAAGGCGCTGACGGAGTACGCACAGCTCGCGGAGGAGGTCGGCCTGGACGTCTTCGCACTCGGCGAGCATCACAACCGGCCGTTCGTCCCGTCGTCACCCACCACGATCCTCGGATTCATCGCCGCGC from Streptomyces sp. NBC_01341 includes these protein-coding regions:
- a CDS encoding YbaB/EbfC family nucleoid-associated protein gives rise to the protein MDLDDDGLGLRKLLDSTLQLQEDLARAQEELRSLRAEGTAGGGAVKATLDGKGALAGLVISPAVADPGNARGLADLVVSAVRDAQQALADRHEERLLPALDSLRTELRDISG
- a CDS encoding RICIN domain-containing protein translates to MPPQPKPKDPALLDGASSRFADAFTRRTTQLRGGGNPGPKPWTWAAGAAALTACVILIVFAVAKLPSGDSKKDEASASVSPTAAGSSPSVAPRGSTPTAGQFGGVQATGPGAVPPGSAKLIAGTAGGAGAAGKSRTSAGSAALSTPGGSGASGGSGGQAPAAPAAGTGSGSQSGGTTGGSGQSTGSSPKAKTVTYSGVSVSSHDSGRCIAATGAASGTARDGTRLEIWDCGGGSWQKIDFRSDGTARMFGLCMDLAGANQGNGTPIQLATCNGGWAQKFKLNGSHDLVNTAIGKCVDVTDENTSNGTKLQLWDCSGTDNQKWTKR
- a CDS encoding VOC family protein — encoded protein: MALHRLTDITLGVPNVEETVEYYTAFGLIPEPSDNENEHWFGTVDGGRRQLRIVHAPIRRLLALGVGADDRDDLGRIESSLRRSDTAVTVEGDQLRTREPVTGLTVNVTVAPHIEQQSTPAGPFNTPGTIGRPNARAASLLRSGPVRPRKLGHISLGSTDVATTQRFFTEDIGFKVSDEVKDFGAFMRCSSDHHNLAVQAAPVPFMHHSSWEVDDVDEIGRGAESLLADHPERHTWGLGRHWVGANYFYYFRDPAGNLSEYYSDMDQITDDELWNPGVFDLQAGNFWGPPLPPSMIEPEDLAELMAGLH
- a CDS encoding arylamine N-acetyltransferase family protein, which gives rise to MTDSRIDDRPGPDKADAGSASELHIDQDRVAAYLERIGAARPAQPDAEHLRELQYRHVHTVPFENLSVHLGEQITLDPRSLVDKITVGRRGGICYESNGAFAALLTSLGYRVSLLSARVFIGDGFGPPFDHLALRVDAPQPWLVDVGFGRQIEFPLRLDDRGEQHGPGGVFRIEDTPDGDLDVFRDGALQYRVETRPRALPEFATACLWHSTSPQAHFTQSLICSLPTESGRITLSGRTLLITDAEGQKQVDLSDESAVAAYHEHFGITLDRVPELISLRQNHQE